ACTATGATCTAGTTATATATTCCTGGTTAAAGCTATAGACTTACTGGAAACACTAGCGTTTAATCTTAAGCCTCAACATAATAGGAGTGAACATTTCGTCAAACAGACATATACACGCTTAATCTTAAGTTCATTAACTAAGGGGAGTTCAATGAAAGTATTCTCTTCCATTCGCTTATCTTAAGTTTATTAAACTAAGTATATGTCATTAATGTTCTTCAAATGAATATTCAACTGGCTACGACGTTATAGTACTCGTTCTATTAAAGTTTCCTACTCGTCCAGTAACATTTCTAGCTAGAAAATATTAGACTAAAATAACTACATATACGATATTTTCTTACTTTTCCTGATCTTTTTTCGTGTAGATAAGTGAGAAGACGAATTTCTCTATCTACATTTATTCATTTTCCTAAATTTCTCTCATTCAATTAGTCCTAAAGAGTAGGGAAGATAGGATTTATATTATAATTCGCACGATTTTTTATCATATTTCTGATCTCCTTCTTTATTCGTAGTTTCATCTTTATTCTATGGTCTTCTCCCTTCTATAGTATTATTCTATCTACTTTGGCTATTTATTCTCATTCAATTTATCCTAAAAGCAAGGGAGTTTGAAAATGTAAAGATAAGATGAGATTTTTTCGTGTAGATTCTGAGGCAAATTTTTTGACGACTTTCCCCGGGGTATAAATACCCTTTATAAACTCTTGTGTAGAAAAGTTACTTTCAAAAAGACGGAAGATAAGCATTTTCTACATTGCCTTACGTGAATTTTAGTGGAAAGTAAGGCTTATTATAAAGGATAAAGAAAGATAATCTACACAAACCCCTAAAAACACGTCAAAAAATCGTAAAAAGCAACGAACAGTTGAAATAAGGAAGAACTGAAAGGTGGTTACCACAGTCCATCAAAGGAAAGACACTTGTTGAAATAAGGAAGAACTGAAAGTTTAAAAGACTCTACTAACGAAGGAAATGAAGAGCAAGTTGAAATAAGGAAGAACTGAAAGATATGCAGGGCAATTCAGTACCGTTAGCATTGCGGTTGAAATAAGGAAGAACTGAAAGTATCGAAATCACTCTTTACCTTTTCTTTAGTCTCGTTGAAATAAGGAAGAACTGAAAGCTATAGCACTTTCATTCAGAAAATCTACTCTTCCTGTTGAAATAAGGAAGAACTGAAAGTTACCAGAAAGCTGTTACTCAAGATTATCAATACAGTTGAAATAAGGAAGAACTGAAAGATTTTATCTTGTGGAGAGAGAATTTTAATAACCGGTTGAAATAAGGAAGAACTGAAAGATTTACTGAAGTGTTAGTATTATTGTTAGTTGCATGTTGAAATAAGGAAGAACTGAAAGAAGTGAAAGATTTAAACAGTTAATGGAGAGTGAAGTTGAAATAAGGAAGAACTGAAAGTATAGGAAATGTAAATATAAAAAATTCTCAATTAGAGTTGAAATAAGGAAGAACTGAAAGATGTTAAAAAAGGTGATTTAGGATTTTTGCCATGGTTGAAATAAGGAAGAACTGAAAGTTGATGAAAATAATTTTATTATTGTCGCATTTTTGTTGAAATAAGGAAGAACTGAAAGCGAATGGAAAAAGTGGAATTTATTATATCAACTTGTTGAAATAAGGAAGAACTGAAAGCTCCAGATCTTACCTTACTCCTCTGTTTCCTTCAAGTTGAAATAAGGAAGAACTGAAAGGTTCTCATACGCTGGAATACAGATATTCAACGCTGGTTGAAATAAGGAAGAACTGAAAGAAGGGACTGGAGAAACTAGTTTTGTATAGTTTGTGTTGAAATAAGGAAGAACTGAAAGCTGGAGGTGAGCTAAATGACTGAAACTACTGTTTTAGTTGAAATAAGGAAGAACTGAAAGACTAACGCAATAATTTACATTGATACTTTCGTAAGTTGAAATAAGGAAGAACTGAAAGTATTCATCTCAATGGTCTAAATATTCAAGACCAAGTTGAAATAAGGAAGAACTGAAAGCTGATAAGCCTTAGCTTCGCTTTCATAAATAAGCGGTTGAAATAAGGAAGAACTGAAAGCTTTAATAATATTTGGTGTAATAGTGGTTTTAATAAGTTGAAATAAGGAAGAACTGAAAGTTGTGATATATTCTAAACTACTCTTATTCCTTAATGTTGAAATAAGGAAGAACTGAAAGTTTTGACTCGCAGAAGAAGGCCAAGTACTTAGAGGTTGAAATAAGGAAGAACTGAAAGATGCTTACGGATGAACCTATTACAAACAATAATGGTTGAAATAAGGAAGAACTGAAAGTCCTTATAAGGCTGTTGTATCGCTGACAGCGTACCAGTTGAAATAAGGAAGAACTGAAAGTTGCAAATGATTTAGCCTTTTGTTTCCACATTTCGTTGAAATAAGGAAGAACTGAAAGACCTGTGTCGAATTACAAACTACTAGCGGTACTAGTTGAAATAAGGAAGAACTGAAAGTTACTGAATTATAATTAATATCCTCATAATTATTTGTTGAAATAAGGAAGAACTGAAAGTAAACTATCAGATAGAGTTGCAGCATTATTGCAAGTTGAAATAAGGAAGAACTGAAAGATCCCTGCACCTATAATCGTTCCTAGCCCTGGAACGTTGAAATAAGGAAGAACTGAAAGTTAATGACTACTAGTACAACTAGTACCACTACGTGTTGAAATAAGGAAGAACTGAAAGATTATAGCGCCTACTCCTACAATTGAAAAAATAATGTTGAAATAAGGAAGAACTGAAAGTCAGTGGATTACAAAGTGTTAATGCTAACATAACGTTGAAATAAGGAAGAACTGAAAGTCAATGCGAAGTATAGAGTATTGATAATATTGTTGTTGAAATAAGGAAGAACTGAAAGATAAGTTTATATCTATTTTCAATTTTTCCTATTTTGTTGAAATAAGGAAGAACTGAAAGTATAAGTTTATCAAATTCCGCTAAACTTAGTTTAGTTGAAATAAGGAAGAACTGAAAGAATAAGTGAATTGAAAGAGGGAGTAAATGCTCTTGTTGAAATAAGGAAGAACTGAAAGTTAGCCCCGATATCCAGATGAGGGGCCTTTAGGTCTGTTGAAATAAGGAAGAACTGAAAGGACTTCTTAGAGGAGATGAAAGATGAGTGAGAGAGTTGAAATAAGGAAGAACTGAAAGCGGGCCCGGGGCATATTGGAGGGGAATGAGATGGTGTTGAAATAAGGAAGAACTGAAAGTCTTCCGTAAAACAGTCCTCACCATACTCGCGCTGTTGAAATAAGGAAGAACTGAAAGTCAGCTACAGCAGGCACTACTAACACGACTATAACGTTGAAATAAGGAAGAACTGAAAGATGCTGATATTTTCATTATGAGCCAGATGAATAAGTTGAAATAAGGAAGAACTGAAAGCTGGGGACTTGAACGTCCTTAGGCAGTTCTTCGCGTTGAAATAAGGAAGAACTGAAAGCATGTGATAGTTTGGGCTTTTGATAGTGAAGCAAGTTGAAATAAGGAAGAACTGAAAGTGCTGGGAGATATAGCATTTATAGTCCCGGTCCAGTTGAAATAAGGAAGAACTGAAAGTTGTTGAAATAAAGATATCCTGAACCCGAGACCAGGTTGAAATAAGGAAGAACTGAAAGTGAACATCCAGAGGATTACATCTTATCTTCAAACAGTTGAAATATTGAAGAACTGGAATTATCTTCTTATGTAAGCTGTAATACCCTTTCCGTCATTTATAAACTTCATAAACGATCTCTCAAATGTTTTCTAAATAGTAAAGGCTTTGGCTCAGTGCACTCTTTCTTTTTGTTCGAAACGTACTTCTCGCTAACTCCCGTTTTTTGCACTAAACGTTGACGGAAAGATGGACTACTGAAATTGTGACCATAAAGCATTTAATTTTCCCTTTACATTTCTTTTTATGTCTCAAAATTTTGACGAACTTTTTGTCACCGCCCTTGAGGCTTACCACCCTTTTATAGGTTCTGAGAACTGGAAGTACTCAGACGTCCTCACAGCGTTTACTCACTCAGTTTCCGCAGCTTATTCTGCATATAAGCTTTCTTTGGTCCTAGGTAAGGACGACGATTTCGCTGAGAAAGCTTTCTTCATGGGTTTATTCCACGACTTTTATCAGAAGTTCGGTAAGGAAGTCGAGGGATTGAGGGAAGTAGTTAAGATGTTTGTGGACGATAATGAGGTTTTAGAGGGAATAAATTACAACTTAGCGGAGAACCCTTCACTGAACCCTAAGTTCGGTAAAATAATATGGTTTGCGGACATGATGCAGTCCTCTAACATGAGCTTTCTGGAACTCTTTAACTTAGTGAGGAAAGTCGACCCTTCGCTTAACGCTTACTTCTTTACAGTCTCTCTCCCTCAAGTAGGCACTAGGAGTGCAATAATGAAGGAGGTTGTGAAGAAGTTAGATGACTACGTTACGCTTACCGTGCTCACAAAGGACGGGGTAGTAGTAATAACCAAATCCGAAATAGTTGTGCCAATAAAGGTCTCATGGGAAGACATAAAAATTCCCAGGGAAAGTGACGAATGGTCTGAAGTGGAGAAAAAGGATGAAGATCTGATAAATGACTTCTTTGGCAACGGTAAACCTAAGGCTAACTCAAAGGGGTTCTTCTTTAACGTAGAAGTTGAAGGTATTGAAGACGAGGAAGGCGAAGGAGATAGGTGCCTACTCTGTGGAATAGATTCTCCAAAGCTTTACGTACCTCAAGCTTACGGTTACGCATTGTATTCAAAGGCTAACAATGAGAAGTGGAGCCCTAAAATTAAGCCACTCTCTAACTTACACGACAGGTTCGATAAGAAATACGGAATTTGCTTCTGGTGCGCATACGATTCCCTCTACTTGTCAAAGCATTCGCTTGCAGCAAACAAAGGACAGACTAAATACTTCCTTCTAGGATACTTTACAAGGCCTACACCAAAGGAAGTTGCCGAAAACCTTGCAATACTCCTAGGCTCTAACGTAGACACTAGAGCAATAGGAGGAATAAGCTTAGATGAGGTCGAGGATGGTCTGTTTAGCTGGAGGAATTTCGTCCACAAAGTTATCCCTAATATGACTGGAGACAGAATGGAGACGATACTAGATTATTCTTCTGCAATGGTACTTAGGGACTTCGGAACAACTTTTGAACAAGGTAAGAGGAAGTATCTGTTGGGAGACCAACCAATCAAGGGGTTCGTTGATTTACTTCCTTCACTTTCAGCCCTTTTACTGATTTCCTCATTTTACCCAGTTAAGGTAACTCTCCATCCGGACCAGGTTATAGAGAGGAGGATATTGTCCTTCGGTAAACCCATTGCAGTCTTTGATTACGATCCTTCAAAGGAGTCTCTGTCTAAATTACCTCCTTATACTCTGTCACTGCTCTTCTCTTCCAGGCTTGTTGACAATAGGTTTGACATCTTGGACTTCGACTCCTCCTTGACTACTGCCTTACTTTCCTCCGTGAACCCTAGGTTAGCGGAGGCGGTTAAAGGTTTTAAATCTGACCCGAAGGTGTATTATAATGGCTGAGTTAAGAAAAGAACTCGGTTTAGATAAAGGAAAACTAGACCTGGGAGACTATGTCACGATAATGGGTAAAATACTATCCTTCAGAGCAAAGGGGTCAGCGTCTACGCATTCAGTTACTAAGGAAGTTAGGGAAGCGTTGGAGGAAGTGAGGAAGAATCCCACCGGTAACGTTGAAGAAATTATAAAGATAATGAAGTCGCAAGATTCTCCTTTCCAGAAGAGAGAACTTGCAGACATATACAGAGAGGCGTTAGAAGGTCTTCTTAGGAAATTTGCAGAGGTCTCATCAAAGATGAACCCCCAGGAGTCTAGGAAGCTCATGAACATGGTCCTAGAAGGAATATATAATAACGCAGTTTTTTACTCAAAGGACTTCGGTCAAAAGGTTTGGGACGTGTTGAAAGGTGACAAATCATGAACTTTAGGATAAGAGGAGAAAAAGATAGGATATTCTCAAAAGGATATAAGACAGAGGTAGTATATGCAATAATATCAAAAGGTATACCACTATTTAGGACTGAAGGTGTAGGTGACATAAGTACTGTAAGCGTTATAGTAGATAAGGAGAGCTATGAACTTCCCGTTATCTTACCGGAAAAGATTCAGGCAAAGCTAAGGAGGGTAATGTTGGAAAATTTAAGGAGGGAGTACTCCAACTTTGATCAAGGGATGAAGGATAAGATAAGGGAGACAGCAAAGTCCTTGGGTTATAAGAGGACTGAAGGCGAATGGAACTGTTATATTGCACCACCCCAGGAGAGGACTTCGTCTACTGACATAGGCATGTGCGGTTACTGTCCTTCATGCACTATCTTAGGTAATATAACTGACGATAGCATGATGAGTGATTTGAACACTGCCTACGGAATAAAGAGCAGGGTTGTACATGATATAGCGTTCTCCCTAGTTGATTATAAGAAGGCAGTAATGGAGTTGACACATAACAAGGTAGCTGACGGAGTTAGTTACACCGGGCAAAGCTTATACTCTGATCTTCACGTGTCTCCAGGAGTAGTCTTCATAGGTAAGTCTACTGCCTATGATTTAACTAAGAACGAGTTCGAGGTAGTCTTAGATGCGTTAACAAAGGTAACGAGACTTGGCGGGGGAGAGACTAAATACGGCTCAGTTGAAACTAGGATATTGGGCGTAAAGTCTTCAGATAAGGAGACCATAAGTAGTTACGATATAATGAGGGATATAATAGGGAAACACAAGGGAGAAATGGTAGATCTTGAAGAGTATATAAACGAAGTTAAGGGATTGCTGAAGAACAATGGTTTTGAAGAATATACCTATAAGGTCAACTACAGTGAAGCCTGGGAGGACAGCCTAGACTACGCTGGAAAAATAAGGGACTTCATTAACGTAGTAGAAGGTAAAACAGGAGGTAAAGGGAAGAGGAAGAGTAAAGGAGGAGAGGAATGATATATAAGGCTGAACTTACAGCCCACAGTATTTTCTGGTTTAACTCATTGTCTTACCCTCATTCCTCAGGTTATGTGCAGAAAGTAATGCCGGTAATTCATAACTACCCTTTAACTATAGCTTTTTTAGGTAGGCTGGTTGAGGAGAGCTACGTAGGTGCTTATAATTTACCTTCTTATAAGGGAAGCAAAAAGCTTTATGAGGAAGGAGGCATTTACGTTTATCCAGCAGTATTTGACAGGACTTTCTACATGAGGCTTACAATGTCAATAAGTGAAAGCGATTACGTTTTATATAAGCCCCAAACTAGGTGGGCCGTGCCTATATTGACTACTAACAACGTAATCTCCGTGGGCTCTAAGGCTACAACTTACGTTATTTCTTCTTCGCCGTTGGACGTGAGGTATATTAGGCTGGGAGTTAAGAGGGGTACAATGAAGGTCTTCCTTAAAGAGATGAAGGAATACGAGGATGTAAACAACTTTTCTCCTAACGTTGCATACAATGATAAGGACGTAAAGTCTCAAGGGGGTTTTACGTTGATGAAGCATAGGGAAGGTGACGTGGTGTTTGGAGGCAGTGCTGAGAGGGGTGTAAAGTTTAACGATGATGGAGAGGAGATTTATTTACCTGTCCCTGAATTTATAAAGGACCTATAAACTTTTTTGTGTTACGCTTAGTGCTTGATTAACTCTCCATCTATTAGTAAAGCTTACTTTTAATTCAACGTATGATTTAAGAAAAGTCAACTAACTTAACGCCTAGATGCTTTGTGTTGTTAATCTAGTTAGACTCACTTTTAATTTAACGTTAGAATTTAATACTGACGTGCTAAACACCTAGACATAATAATACGTTTTTGGATTTAGGATATGCGAGCTATGTCGACCTAGAAAAAGTAGCTTAAAAGATAAAATATATGACCTTTAATTAAGGATATGTTCTCCCCTGGCGAGGTTTGGAATCCCGTAAACGTGGAAATCCAAGAGAAAGCCCAATGGAAGTGGAAAAGCTATTTAGATAAAGGCATAATTGAAAGCAAAAGCGGGAAAGTGTTTGCAGAGTATATACCTTACTCAGTAGATAGGCAGAACTGGGGGATATACCTTCATAAAAACGAGATAGTGAAGGATGCGGTCATTCTTGCAAAGCTTATGAAAGATAAGAACATTGCAAGGGCTATTGTTGCAGCTTATGTAAGCTTAGTTTTCTTCCACGAGTTAGCTCACCACGTTATAGAGGATCTGAGGGCTCCCCACTTTAAATATAATGAGGAAGACGAATCGCTGTGTGAATATACAGCGTTTACGCTAACCGAGGCTATGCTTAAGAGGAGCCCATTAGAGTTAGGTAACTTTGGTGAACCTAATACTCGTCAGAAGACTGCAGTGCTAGTAGGTGGGATTTCTGAAAATCACTTCTTGATAGGTTATCCTCTTCCCGGTTACGCTTTTAAAGGCTTTATGGACATCATAGGAGAAGTAGCAAACCGCGTGCGTATTGTCCCATTCTTTAATGTTAAGTCATTAGACGCGAAAAAGGTGTTATCTATAATTTACTACTGGAGGGACGAGGCTTACAAGCCGGTAGTCCCCAGTTGGGTTAACGAAAGTGAATACGTCTCATCCCTGTCTCGGAACTTAGCTGTAGGCTTTGATGACTTGTGGAGTAATGTCGAGTCTGTATATAGCAGGGTGTCCATTGTCAGCTAAAGGCTCTCTAATACTTGTGAATTGCTTAAGATATTAAGAGCTAGAAATATAATGAAATTAAGATGTGCTTGGTACGAATCATTTATGAAAAAGAGTATATCTTGTGAACACTGCAAATGTAGTTGTTACTTGAGTTTCTATAAACTTCTTTTTCATAGGATCTGTTGCATATAGCCCGCCTACTCCCTA
This genomic interval from Acidianus sp. HS-5 contains the following:
- the cas7d gene encoding type I-D CRISPR-associated protein Cas7/Csc2; this translates as MNFRIRGEKDRIFSKGYKTEVVYAIISKGIPLFRTEGVGDISTVSVIVDKESYELPVILPEKIQAKLRRVMLENLRREYSNFDQGMKDKIRETAKSLGYKRTEGEWNCYIAPPQERTSSTDIGMCGYCPSCTILGNITDDSMMSDLNTAYGIKSRVVHDIAFSLVDYKKAVMELTHNKVADGVSYTGQSLYSDLHVSPGVVFIGKSTAYDLTKNEFEVVLDALTKVTRLGGGETKYGSVETRILGVKSSDKETISSYDIMRDIIGKHKGEMVDLEEYINEVKGLLKNNGFEEYTYKVNYSEAWEDSLDYAGKIRDFINVVEGKTGGKGKRKSKGGEE